ACCACGCCGGCCCCTGCACCGGCAACCGCGCCTGTACCGGCAACCGCGCCTGCACCGGCAACCGCGCCTGCAGCGGCAAAACGCGCCTGCAGCGGTCCTTCAATCCACACCTCGCGGTGGCACTCGGCCACCACCACACCCATCACGGACTTTGGAGACCCTAAGGTGCCCCATCTGTCGGCGCCCACATCGCCTGCACCATTGTGGCATATTTCGGGGTATGCGACCCGtgcaacggcagcaagttgcccaggcCCACGGGCATTGCCAGAACTGCCTGTCACATACACATGTGACTGCAGCGTGTGAGTCACGCgggctgtgccaaatatgccacaggccgcatcacacgctgctacatCGCAGCGCGGCACGCGAAGCGAACCGGCCACCCATCCAACGCGGCCGCATACCCCGCTTCCAATCCGCAGCTCGTGGCGCACCCCAGCGAAGCGGAACCTCTTCGCGGCGTCGACAGCCTGGGCCACCACCTCGTCGGTCTACTGGACTGAGCAGCGTTG
This Bactrocera neohumeralis isolate Rockhampton unplaced genomic scaffold, APGP_CSIRO_Bneo_wtdbg2-racon-allhic-juicebox.fasta_v2 ctg3911, whole genome shotgun sequence DNA region includes the following protein-coding sequences:
- the LOC126767077 gene encoding skin secretory protein xP2-like gives rise to the protein ITMEVDTPVTTTPTARATNTPRTGPSPAPRTVVATTPATAPATTPAPAPATAPVPATAPAPATAPAAAKRACSGPSIHTSRWHSATTTPITDFGDPKVPHLSAPTSPAPLWHISGYATRATAASCPGPRALPELPVTYTCDCSVAAREANRPPIQRGRIPRFQSAARGAPQRSGTSSRRRQPGPPPRRSTGLSSVVATLQQLQRLLG